GCATTTAGTTAATACCAAAATTAAATGATGATTGAACAACCGCTCCAATATGCTTTTCCAAGATTATCTTGATTACTCCACTAATTCGGCAAGTGGGGGTTTTCACCTTCCATTGTACACTCTCAATCGTGCATaaatttttacttaaatttaatttattattatataattatatgaaactcgtatatttaatttttttgacaataaaattttaatcaaagcTGTATATCGATATTTCATCCTAACAGCGATGAAATTTTGACAAAAGAGATTCAACCATGCGATTGGTCAAAGGTTCTAGATATTGACTTCGCCTCTTCCATTTGCTCTTATGTATACGTGCTTATAAAATGTTGTGGCCGGCACATCAAAGTTAAACAAGAAAAAATGGCGGTCTTCTCTATGAAACAGCTACTAACCATTGTCTTATCAGCTTTAATGGTATCTCTCTCCCATGGGAGAGTAAATCCCAGCTTTAAAATTAAAGCAGTAAATCTTGGAGGCTGGCTTGTTACAGAAGGATGGATCAAGCCTTCTCTTTTTGATGGCATCCCAAACAAAGATTTCTTGGTTTGTGCATTATCGTTTAACAATATTTCGCATTGTCATTTCTGTTTTACCAGCCCCTCTAGAGGTTGTTTTCTAACATTGGTTTTCCTgaaaatgttaattatttccaggATGGAACTGGACTTCAGTTTAAATCAGTCAAAGTTGGCAAGTATCTTTGCGCTGAGTTAGGTGGAGGAACCATCGTAGTCGCAAATCGGACGTCTGCCTCAGGCTGGGAAACATTTAGAGTAATTAAGTTACCATCTTCAGTTTCCTTCTGGTTTTTATGCATTGTAGTGATTGTAATTAACATATATCGTGTGTTGTGATTGAAGTTGTGGAGGATCAATGAAACCCATTTCAACTTCAGGGTATTTAACAAACAATTCGTGGGATTGGACACCAGTGGCAATAGGACTGACGTGGTAGCTATCTCCAGTACAACAGGAAGATCAGAGACATTTGAGATTGTGAAAAACTCAAATGATTCTAGTCGCGTCAGAATAAAAGCTTCCAATGGATTCTTCTTGCAGGTAGCTTGCTATCTCTCGTTCTTACTATGGATAATTTCCATTTACTTAGCCGGTTGGCAATTGCAGGTGAAAACAGAGGAGCTGGTGACTGCTGATTATGCAGGTGACAGCACATGGGGAGACGATGATCCATCGGTATTTGTCTTGGGAATTTCTGGAAGGCTGCAGGGAGAGTTCCAAGTCGCCAACGGCTATGGCCCGAAACTAGCCCCACAAGTTATGAGGGTATATTGCTCGAATCTTTAGCTTAACATTAATTAAGCATCGCATGCTGAACTATTTCAGAATTTGTGGCCAGGAGCAAGGATCAGATCCAAAGCATGCACTTTATTAATTAATGTAATGTCAGATTTTCAAAGGTCATAGAAGGGCGCCAAATTTAGcctaaaatttgcaaatttgatgATGCTCCATTTCAGGAACACTGGAGGACATTCATAGTGGAAAAAGATTTCATGTTCATATCTGAAAACGGACTAAACGCTGTAAGAATACCCGTTGGTTGGTGGATAGCAAGCGATCCAGCACCTCCAAAGCCTTATGTCGGAGGTTCCCTTCAAGCGTTAGACAATGCCTTCTCATGGGCAGAGTATGTAAAATTACTTTGTTTACTATCAGATCAGTTGTTTAATTTCCCATCTCGAATTAAGCCTCAACACCCAATAATGCATATTGGTTGCAGGAAATATAAGTTGAACGTTGTAATTGACTTACATGCAGCCCCTGGGTCTCAAAATGGTTTTGAACACAGCTCTTCCAGAGATGGCTCTCAAGAATGGGGCCTGACAGATGCAACTATACAACAAACAGTTGATGTTATAGACTTTCTCACTGCGAGATATGCCAAGAGCCCAAGCCTGTACGCAGTAGAGCTCATAAACGAGCCTCTCGCACCAGGAGCAACTCTAGATAGCGTGACCAAGTATTACAAGGCTGGTTACAATGCAGTTCGCAAGCACTCCTCAAGCGCTTATGTGGTCATGTCAAATAGGCTAGGACCAGCTGAACCAAGAGAGCTATTCCCTCTCGCTAGTGGCTTAAATGGAACTGTAATTGATGTCCATTACTACAATCTCTTCTCTGATATATTTAACAACATGACCGTCCAGCAGAACATTGATTTCATCCACACTAATCGGTCGGCTCAGCTGAACTATGTCACCACATCAAATGGCCCTCTCACCTTCGTTGGTAGGCACCCATCAATTCATTATTTCTCATAAATGAGCTTTGCTTTCTGCGCCTATAGATTAATGAGtgcatatacatgtatatatatttgGTTTGGCAGGAGAGTGGGTGGCAGAGTGGCAAGTTTCAGGGGCAACAAAAGAGGATTACCAGAGATTTGGCAAGGCCCAGTTAGAGGTATATGGGCGTGCAACTTTTGGTTGGGCTTATTGGACTCTTAAGAATGTGAACAACCACTGGAGCCTGGAGTGGATGATCAACAATGGTTATATCAAGCTTTAGGTGCTAGCGTGAAATTTTTACACTTTTCCTTTTCGAAAAATGCTAATGCAATATCCTGATTACAAGATCATAAATGAATAACTGTATTTTATGGTAATAAGAGGGAAGGATAAATCActgaatatattttaaattttgaataatgaTTTGATTCTTATATTTTACTTCAGTTAATAAATTTATCCTCTATTTAAATGATGTCTAATTTACTGGTAGTTGATCTTCGACTCTATTAGAAagattgataaaaaaaaagaaaaattaatggcaAATTTACCGTCAAGGTAATTTAAAGTCATTTTAGCAGATGAACATGAAAGAATGCAAAATCTCTTCCTGGGAAAGTTCTTTATTGCCCATACCAAATTGAACTTGTTTTCTTCAACTTAAGGAGCTCTCAGCTTCCCATTCTGCCATCGATAAGTCTCGCTCGCATAAGAAGACCCAGATAGTGAAATCGCAAAAGCAGGACCCTATGCCTAGTAGCTCCAAGAATTTAAGAACAAAGCAGGTCACTAGCCAAATAAAAAACATCAATGTGAAGCCAAATATCTTCCTCTGCGTAGCCATTTCTCCTCCACCATATCCATCAAATTGCAAATTAATACAATTCTGCATCTTGTTTCTCTCTCTTTTATCTGCAACTTTCTTGTCTGTCTTGAAGAGCCCAGTACAGGATCCTAGAATTTTGACATAAAATTTGGGAGGACCCTTCACTGTTGCAGGAAAACTAGCGTTTGTCATCACATTACAGATATCACCGTTATTAACTGTGACGAAAGGAGAAATTTAATTTAAGATGATTTAATTaagatataaattataaaaataataaatatatatatatatatatatatagtaaaatttaattttaaaaatctgagcaaagatttttttttaaattaaaatttatgaataaaataataattttaagacAAGGTCATTCCTCTCTgtgaatattattttctttgttatatttattataataaaatgactgataaataaaaaaaattataatgaaaACATTTTGCATTAtatgattaaataaaattattatctattaataatgattaaataaaattattatctattaataattattaaaataaaatattgccTACTTCTctcttatttttttaatcatagcATGCTCATGTTTATGAGAGAATTACAAGTAAAGTAAAAACTTTTaaggtatttttttatttttttgaatctttataattttgtattattcaatgaaaaataaaagttttatttttattttttacatattTTAAAGATAAAATCTTATCGATTCATCAATTCCACaagttaaaaaataatgaaaaaattattaaaatattttaacaaaaaatattttatttatatattaatttagttattttaaaaaataatgaaaattcatgtaattacaaaataaaattttcattattgacaattaaaaaaattattaacataTTGCACTACTTTTCTAagtctgaattttttttttagttttatctaTACGAATGATaagtaatataattttttaaaaaaaatatatgttttttacattaaaaatacgtaatttttttattatttttaaaatttaaccaATGAAATTTTTGCACTTTAATAAGTCttaatagtttaaaataaaaaaaaatgtagtgCAATTGGACTAATTTGAAAATATAGTttcaatatataaatttataattaagcttctgtaattttttttaattaagtataATGTGAAAGCATTTGGAGAATGGAAAGATATTTTTATGATGGGATGTACTGTCTTATAACTAATGAATGCGAGTAAATTAGGATAATTATATCTTAATTTACGTGGTTATTTCATTTTAGATACTTTACTTTAAtttgttaaataaaatttattaaatttaatttattatagaaAAAGTTCTCTTGATCTGTAATAatagatttttaaattaaaaaaaataataaaattatcattttattattttttttctttttaatttttctctttAATACATTTatgttgattaaattaattaataactatcatcaataaaattatatcatttttaattacatttattaataaaattattaaatatatataatttattattaattaaagtttaatttctagcaatttggaaatatattaatatcataataataaaatttaaaataataaaatatgatatttatttatagatttattttgattaaaatatCAATTCAGTGTTAGTTAAAAAAAATGGAAATctgttattataattaaaaagacttttctaaaataaaattaaagttaaagtttgagaagttttattttaacaaattaaaatttagtgacTGAAATAATATTATCATCTAAATAGATAGATAGTTGGTGCTAaccattaattatatataaaatatcaagattatcatatatatatatatatatatatatatatatattccattcCTATGtggtttgaaaaatattttttaaattaaaataattttgcacacgatggcaaagtgaatgacaaTACCTCTAGATATATCAGAGGAAATTTCTTACCTACACTACACTAAGGTGTATAAATATCCAACAAATAGAAAATTAAGCCCCAACGCTCAATAATGCATATTGGTTGCAGGAAATATAAGTTGAACGTTGTAATTGTCTTACATGAAGCCCCTGCGTCTCCAAATGGTTTTGAACACATCTCTTCCAGAGATGGCCTTCAAGAATGGGGCTTAACAGATTCAAATATTTAACAAACATAGAGTTTCTCGCTGCGAGGTACGCCAAGAGCCCAAGCCTGCACGCAGTTGAGCTCATAAACTAGCCTCTCTCGCCAGGAGCAACTTTAGATAGCTTGATCAAGTATTACAAGTCTGGTTATAATGCATTTCGCAAGCACTCCTCAAATGCTTATGTGGTTATGTCAAACAGGATAGGACCATCTGAACCAAGAGAGCTATTCCCTCTCGCAAGTGCCTTAGCTGGAGCTGTAATTGATGCCCATTACTACAATCTCTACTCTGATATATTTGACAACATGACTGTCCAACAGAACATTGATTTCGTCCACACTAATCGGTCGGCTCAGTTGAACAATGTCACCGCTTCAAATGGCCCTGTCGCCTTGGTTGGTAGGGACCCGTCAATTCATTATTTCTCATAACTGAGCTTTGCTTTCTGTGTCTGTGGATTAATGAGTgcatatacatacacataaatgaTTGGTTTGGCAGGAGAGAGTGGCAAGTTTCAGGGGCAACAAAAGCGGATTACCAGAGATTTGGTAAGGCCCAATTAGAAGTATATGGGCGTGCAACTCTTGGTTGGGCTTACTGG
This is a stretch of genomic DNA from Hevea brasiliensis isolate MT/VB/25A 57/8 chromosome 12, ASM3005281v1, whole genome shotgun sequence. It encodes these proteins:
- the LOC110672744 gene encoding probable glucan 1,3-beta-glucosidase A, coding for MAVFSMKQLLTIVLSALMVSLSHGRVNPSFKIKAVNLGGWLVTEGWIKPSLFDGIPNKDFLDGTGLQFKSVKVGKYLCAELGGGTIVVANRTSASGWETFRLWRINETHFNFRVFNKQFVGLDTSGNRTDVVAISSTTGRSETFEIVKNSNDSSRVRIKASNGFFLQVKTEELVTADYAGDSTWGDDDPSVFVLGISGRLQGEFQVANGYGPKLAPQVMREHWRTFIVEKDFMFISENGLNAVRIPVGWWIASDPAPPKPYVGGSLQALDNAFSWAEKYKLNVVIDLHAAPGSQNGFEHSSSRDGSQEWGLTDATIQQTVDVIDFLTARYAKSPSLYAVELINEPLAPGATLDSVTKYYKAGYNAVRKHSSSAYVVMSNRLGPAEPRELFPLASGLNGTVIDVHYYNLFSDIFNNMTVQQNIDFIHTNRSAQLNYVTTSNGPLTFVGEWVAEWQVSGATKEDYQRFGKAQLEVYGRATFGWAYWTLKNVNNHWSLEWMINNGYIKL